From the Lepisosteus oculatus isolate fLepOcu1 chromosome 1, fLepOcu1.hap2, whole genome shotgun sequence genome, one window contains:
- the LOC107077145 gene encoding gasdermin-A2-like isoform X1, whose translation MFHQATQFMTKELDPTGSLVPMRSIASSSQFQNLRVVRKVVPFFPWRPNKYLPTCVELKDILEQGDNVDAGLNSTLTITLTKSSEGNSSLSGQVTASQVEVDSKVSLDHTTNLGSFCVEVMDMDFNKLMKELQNAKIDMSHWLVQKLSRERAHGLGVIISSVRAKSQLLIKQSCSRRGYLKLSMAPVVPVTEMQANMVNSNKWEMLVQEGTILAFKVYELSLRGDGKVGAVSSPTRKKTFISDGIAASETQIHGTAFQEVKADIDKCFRELTVLDSKGSAMIWTLLTKLLAYSDALGVLEYMIAEGRTAADEEPSLVEGLSPEAQQAVLELLQFLEPFQSETGEDQEHELQRALALLVDAFEDLNVQTVLNVTSLSQDLRQQQIQLVERKLEQKDVDVQLLKEEVPVAKELFISWEVEEEPEEGENLSNQPPRDQVLQDKLLALYIVLRAAEAVHLGAE comes from the exons ATGTTTCACCAGGCCACTCAATTCATGACCAAGGAGCTGGACCCAACTGGGAGCCTGGTGCCCATGAGGAGTATTGCCAGCTCCTCGCAGTTCCAGAACCTGCGTGTGGTCAGGAAAGTGGTGCCATTCTTCCCGTGGAGACCCAACAAATACCTCCCCACCTGTGTGGAGCTGAAGGATATTCTGGAGCAGGGGGACAATGTTGATGCTG GACTCAACAGTACGTTGACCATCACACTGACCAAATCAAGCGAGGGGAATAGCAGCCTGTCTGGACAGGTTACCGCCAGCCAGGTGGAGGTGGACAGCAAGGTGTCACTGGACCACACCACCAATCTGGGGTCCTTCTGCGTGGAGGTGATGGACATGGATTTCAACAAGTTGATGAAGGAGCTGCAAAACGC GAAGATCGACATGTCCCACTGGCTGGTGCAGAAACTGAGCAGAGAAAGGGCTCATGGTTTGGGTGTGATCATCTCGTCTGTCCGAGCGAAGAGCCAGCTGTTAATCAAGCAATCCTGCTCCAGACGTGGGTACTTAAAACTGAGCATGGCGCCAGTTGTGCCAGTGACTGAG ATGCAGGCTAACATGGTGAACAGTAACAAATGGGAGATGCTGGTCCAGGAGGGCACCATACTGGCGTTCAAGGTCTATGAGCTGAGCCTTCGGGGGGATGGCAAAGTGG GTGCTGTATCGAGTCCAaccagaaagaaaacatttatctCTGACG gaataGCTGCATCTGAGACACAGATCCATGGCACAG CTTTCCAGGAGGTGAAGGCTGACATTGACAAGTGCTTCAGGGAGCTGACAGTCCTGGACAGTAAAGGCAGTGCCATGATCTGGACCCTGCTGACCAAACTATTGGCCTACAGCGATGCCCTGGGTGTGCTGGAGTACATG ATTGCGGAGGGCCGCACCGCAGCGGACGAGGAGCCCTCGCTCGTGGAGGGCCTGAGCCCTGAGGCCCAGCAGGCAGTGCTGGAGCTTCTGCAGTTCCTGGAGCCGTTCCAGTCAGAGACCGGCGAGGATCAAGAGCACGAGCTCCAGAGGGCCCTCGCTCTTCTGGTTGATGCCTTTGAAg ACCTGAATGTGCAGACGGTACTGAATGTCACCAGCCTAAGTCAAGATCTTCGCCAGCAGCAGATTCAGTTG gtggagaggaaactggagcagaaGGACGTGGATGTTCAGCTCTTGAAAGAGGAAGTCCCTGTGGCCAAGGAGCTCTTCATTTCCTGGGAAGTGGAAGAGGAGCCTGAAGAAGGGGAGAACCTCTCCAACCAGCCCCCAAGGGACCAGGTCCTTCAAGATAAGCTGCTTGCACTGTACATAGTGCTCCGGGCTGCTGAGGCCGTGCACCTTGGAGCAGAGTGA
- the LOC107077145 gene encoding gasdermin-A2-like isoform X2, which yields MFHQATQFMTKELDPTGSLVPMRSIASSSQFQNLRVVRKVVPFFPWRPNKYLPTCVELKDILEQGDNVDAGLNSTLTITLTKSSEGNSSLSGQVTASQVEVDSKVSLDHTTNLGSFCVEVMDMDFNKLMKELQNAKIDMSHWLVQKLSRERAHGLGVIISSVRAKSQLLIKQSCSRRGYLKLSMAPVVPVTEMQANMVNSNKWEMLVQEGTILAFKVYELSLRGDGKVGAVSSPTRKKTFISDGIAASETQIHGTAFQEVKADIDKCFRELTVLDSKGSAMIWTLLTKLLAYSDALGVLEYMIAEGRTAADEEPSLVEGLSPEAQQAVLELLQFLEPFQSETGEDQEHELQRALALLVDAFEDLNVQTVLNVTSLSQDLRQQQIQLIWRERNLIMRRSRR from the exons ATGTTTCACCAGGCCACTCAATTCATGACCAAGGAGCTGGACCCAACTGGGAGCCTGGTGCCCATGAGGAGTATTGCCAGCTCCTCGCAGTTCCAGAACCTGCGTGTGGTCAGGAAAGTGGTGCCATTCTTCCCGTGGAGACCCAACAAATACCTCCCCACCTGTGTGGAGCTGAAGGATATTCTGGAGCAGGGGGACAATGTTGATGCTG GACTCAACAGTACGTTGACCATCACACTGACCAAATCAAGCGAGGGGAATAGCAGCCTGTCTGGACAGGTTACCGCCAGCCAGGTGGAGGTGGACAGCAAGGTGTCACTGGACCACACCACCAATCTGGGGTCCTTCTGCGTGGAGGTGATGGACATGGATTTCAACAAGTTGATGAAGGAGCTGCAAAACGC GAAGATCGACATGTCCCACTGGCTGGTGCAGAAACTGAGCAGAGAAAGGGCTCATGGTTTGGGTGTGATCATCTCGTCTGTCCGAGCGAAGAGCCAGCTGTTAATCAAGCAATCCTGCTCCAGACGTGGGTACTTAAAACTGAGCATGGCGCCAGTTGTGCCAGTGACTGAG ATGCAGGCTAACATGGTGAACAGTAACAAATGGGAGATGCTGGTCCAGGAGGGCACCATACTGGCGTTCAAGGTCTATGAGCTGAGCCTTCGGGGGGATGGCAAAGTGG GTGCTGTATCGAGTCCAaccagaaagaaaacatttatctCTGACG gaataGCTGCATCTGAGACACAGATCCATGGCACAG CTTTCCAGGAGGTGAAGGCTGACATTGACAAGTGCTTCAGGGAGCTGACAGTCCTGGACAGTAAAGGCAGTGCCATGATCTGGACCCTGCTGACCAAACTATTGGCCTACAGCGATGCCCTGGGTGTGCTGGAGTACATG ATTGCGGAGGGCCGCACCGCAGCGGACGAGGAGCCCTCGCTCGTGGAGGGCCTGAGCCCTGAGGCCCAGCAGGCAGTGCTGGAGCTTCTGCAGTTCCTGGAGCCGTTCCAGTCAGAGACCGGCGAGGATCAAGAGCACGAGCTCCAGAGGGCCCTCGCTCTTCTGGTTGATGCCTTTGAAg ACCTGAATGTGCAGACGGTACTGAATGTCACCAGCCTAAGTCAAGATCTTCGCCAGCAGCAGATTCAGTTG ATATGGAGGGAAAGAAACCTTATTATGAGGAGATCAAGGAGGTGA